In Campylobacter showae, the genomic stretch CACTTTATCGCGTATTCGCTTGATAAATGTCCTAACGGCCGGATCGTTTACCTTTTCACCAAACCACACCACGTTTCTGATCTCTTCGGTTAGAACGAGCGTACCGATACGTTTAACTAAAAGCGAGATAAAGGCCAGCTCTTTTTTGGTTAGCGCGATCTCGACGCCGTTTTTTACGAGCACTTTTTTGGTTTGATTAAACGAATATCCGCCCGAAATCTCGATGATATCGGCGCCTATGATTTTGGTTTTTACGATCTGCTCCAGCACGACGAAAAGCTCGTCCATATCGATAGGCTTGATGACGTATTTATCGATGCCTACGTCGATAGCTTTTAGTAGTTTTTCCTTTTCGCTATACGCGCTTAGGATCACCACGGGAGTGTTTTTTGAGAACTCTTTTATCTGCCTTGACATCTCAAGCCCGTCCATGATAGGCATCATGATGTCGGCTATCACGATGTCGGGGCTAAATTTTTTAAATTTCTTAAGCCCTTCGTCGCCGTTTGAGGCCGAGATGACCTTTTGAAATACGCCGCCAAAAACCTCTTGCATCGACTCCCTTATGCCATCCTCGTCCTCGACTAGCAGTAGCGTTAGCTCTTTAAAATTTTTCATTTTTCATCCTTTAGCGGCAGCTTTATCTCAAATTCCGCTCCAAATTTTACGTTTTTAGCGCCGGCGCTTCCGCCGTGATTTTTGGCTATGCTTTTTAGCATATATAGACCGATACCCGTACCCGCGCTCGGGTGCTTCGTGGTGAAATACGGCTCAAAAATCTTATCCATTATCTCCTCTTTTATGCCGCCTGCGTTATCCGTTACTCTTATGATAACAAATTTATCCTTTGTTTCTAAGCTTAGCGTTACTTTTTTAT encodes the following:
- a CDS encoding response regulator transcription factor gives rise to the protein MKNFKELTLLLVEDEDGIRESMQEVFGGVFQKVISASNGDEGLKKFKKFSPDIVIADIMMPIMDGLEMSRQIKEFSKNTPVVILSAYSEKEKLLKAIDVGIDKYVIKPIDMDELFVVLEQIVKTKIIGADIIEISGGYSFNQTKKVLVKNGVEIALTKKELAFISLLVKRIGTLVLTEEIRNVVWFGEKVNDPAVRTFIKRIRDKVGAGLIKNSPGLGYKIELKK